A genomic region of Zalophus californianus isolate mZalCal1 chromosome 11, mZalCal1.pri.v2, whole genome shotgun sequence contains the following coding sequences:
- the MMP27 gene encoding matrix metalloproteinase-27 isoform X1 → MKSLLLQFLLLITFSSAFPTDRKMDTEENMRLAQAYLNQFYSLEMEGSHLVQSKNRSLLDGKIREMQAFFGLTVTGQLDSNTLEIMKTPRCGVPDVGQYGYALPGWRRYNLTYRIINYTPDMSRADVDEAIQNGLEVWSRVTPLTFTKTSKGIADIMIAFRTRVHGRCPRYFDGPLGVLGHAFPPGLGLGGDTHFDEDENWTKDGAGFSLFLVAAHEFGHALGLSHSNDQTALMFPNYVSLDPNKYPLSQDDINGIQSIYGSLPKTSAMPKEAMVPHACDPDLTFDAITTFRREVMFFKGRHVWRIYYDITNVEFELISSFWPSLPGDVQAAYESPKDKILVFKDDNFWMIRGYAVLPDYPKPIHTLGFPRHVMKIDAALCDHSDRKTYFFVGIWCWRYDEVTQSMDKGYPRRVVKFFPGIGLRVDAAFQHKGFFYFFRGSKQFEYDPKAKNTTRIMKINTWFRCEEPLNTLSDFSISEEGVHSGGAEMFYHKNLNLLIFSIVHVLKKIYSYQ, encoded by the exons atgaaGAGCCTTCTGCTTCAATTTTTGCTCCTTATAACGTTTTCTTCTGCATTTCCTACAGACCGAAAGATGGACACTGAAGAGAACATGCGGCTGGCGCAG GCATATCTCAACCAGTTCTACTCTCTTGAAATGGAAGGGAGTCATCTTGTTCAAAGCAAGAACAGGAGTCTCTTAGATGGCAAAATTCGGGAAATGCAAGCATTTTTTGGATTGACAGTGACTGGACAACTGGACTCAAACACTCTTGAGATCATGAAGACACCCAGATGCGGGGTGCCTGACGTGGGTCAGTACGGCTACGCTCTCCCAGGGTGGAGACGATACAACCTCACATACAG AATCATAAACTACACTCCAGATATGTCACGAGCAGATGTGGATGAGGCTATCCAGAATGGCCTAGAAGTGTGGAGCAGAGTTACTCCATTAACATTCACCAAGACTTCCAAGGGGATTGCAGACATCATGATTGCCTTTAGGACCCGAG TCCACGGCCGGTGTCCTCGTTATTTTGATGGCCCCTTGGGAGTCCTCGGCCATGCCTTTCCTCCCGGTCTGGGTCTGGGTGGAGACACTCACTTCGATGAGGATGAAAATTGGACCAAGGATGGAGCAG GATTCAGCCTATTTCTTGTGGCTGCTCATGAATTTGGTCATGCACTGGGACTCTCTCACTCCAATGATCAGACAGCTTTGATGTTTCCAAATTATGTCTCTCTGGATCCTAACAAATACCCACTTTCTCAGGATGATATCAATGGAATCCAATCCATCTATG GAAGTCTACCTAAGACATCTGCTATGCCAAAGGAGGCCATGGTACCCCATGCCTGTGACCCTGATTTGACTTTTGACGCTATCACCACCTTCCGCCGAGAAGTAATGTTCTTTAAAGGCAG GCACGTATGGAGGATCTACTATGATATCACTAATGTGGAATTTGAACTGATCTCTTCATTCTGGCCGTCCCTGCCAGGTGATGTTCAAGCCGCATATGAGAGCCCCAAAGATAAGATCCTAGTGTTTAAAG ATGACAACTTCTGGATGATCAGAGGATATGCTGTCTTGCCAGATTATCCTAAACCCATCCATACACTTGGCTTTCCAAGACATGTGATGAAAATTGATGCAGCCCTCTGTGACCACAGTGACAGAAAAACCTACTTCTTTGTGGGCATTTGGTGCTGGAG GTATGATGAAGTGACCCAAAGCATGGACAAAGGGTACCCACGGAGAGTGGTGAAGTTCTTCCCAGGAATTGGTCTCCGAGTCGATGCTGCTTTCCAGCATAAAG gattcttctatttcttccgTGGATCAAAGCAATTTGAATATGACCCCAAGGCAAAGAACACCACCAGAATAATGAAAATCAATACGTGGTTTCGGTGTGAAGAACCATTAAACACATTATCTGATTTTAGTATCAGTGAGGAAGGAGTCCATTCAGGAGGAGCAGAGATGTTTTATCATAAGAATTTAAACTTGCTTATTTTTAGTATTGTTCATGTgctgaaaaaaatctatagttATCAATAA
- the MMP27 gene encoding matrix metalloproteinase-27 isoform X2: MKSLLLQFLLLITFSSAFPTDRKMDTEENMRLAQAYLNQFYSLEMEGSHLVQSKNRSLLDGKIREMQAFFGLTVTGQLDSNTLEIMKTPRCGVPDVGQYGYALPGWRRYNLTYRIINYTPDMSRADVDEAIQNGLEVWSRVTPLTFTKTSKGIADIMIAFRTRGFSLFLVAAHEFGHALGLSHSNDQTALMFPNYVSLDPNKYPLSQDDINGIQSIYGSLPKTSAMPKEAMVPHACDPDLTFDAITTFRREVMFFKGRHVWRIYYDITNVEFELISSFWPSLPGDVQAAYESPKDKILVFKDDNFWMIRGYAVLPDYPKPIHTLGFPRHVMKIDAALCDHSDRKTYFFVGIWCWRYDEVTQSMDKGYPRRVVKFFPGIGLRVDAAFQHKGFFYFFRGSKQFEYDPKAKNTTRIMKINTWFRCEEPLNTLSDFSISEEGVHSGGAEMFYHKNLNLLIFSIVHVLKKIYSYQ; the protein is encoded by the exons atgaaGAGCCTTCTGCTTCAATTTTTGCTCCTTATAACGTTTTCTTCTGCATTTCCTACAGACCGAAAGATGGACACTGAAGAGAACATGCGGCTGGCGCAG GCATATCTCAACCAGTTCTACTCTCTTGAAATGGAAGGGAGTCATCTTGTTCAAAGCAAGAACAGGAGTCTCTTAGATGGCAAAATTCGGGAAATGCAAGCATTTTTTGGATTGACAGTGACTGGACAACTGGACTCAAACACTCTTGAGATCATGAAGACACCCAGATGCGGGGTGCCTGACGTGGGTCAGTACGGCTACGCTCTCCCAGGGTGGAGACGATACAACCTCACATACAG AATCATAAACTACACTCCAGATATGTCACGAGCAGATGTGGATGAGGCTATCCAGAATGGCCTAGAAGTGTGGAGCAGAGTTACTCCATTAACATTCACCAAGACTTCCAAGGGGATTGCAGACATCATGATTGCCTTTAGGACCCGAG GATTCAGCCTATTTCTTGTGGCTGCTCATGAATTTGGTCATGCACTGGGACTCTCTCACTCCAATGATCAGACAGCTTTGATGTTTCCAAATTATGTCTCTCTGGATCCTAACAAATACCCACTTTCTCAGGATGATATCAATGGAATCCAATCCATCTATG GAAGTCTACCTAAGACATCTGCTATGCCAAAGGAGGCCATGGTACCCCATGCCTGTGACCCTGATTTGACTTTTGACGCTATCACCACCTTCCGCCGAGAAGTAATGTTCTTTAAAGGCAG GCACGTATGGAGGATCTACTATGATATCACTAATGTGGAATTTGAACTGATCTCTTCATTCTGGCCGTCCCTGCCAGGTGATGTTCAAGCCGCATATGAGAGCCCCAAAGATAAGATCCTAGTGTTTAAAG ATGACAACTTCTGGATGATCAGAGGATATGCTGTCTTGCCAGATTATCCTAAACCCATCCATACACTTGGCTTTCCAAGACATGTGATGAAAATTGATGCAGCCCTCTGTGACCACAGTGACAGAAAAACCTACTTCTTTGTGGGCATTTGGTGCTGGAG GTATGATGAAGTGACCCAAAGCATGGACAAAGGGTACCCACGGAGAGTGGTGAAGTTCTTCCCAGGAATTGGTCTCCGAGTCGATGCTGCTTTCCAGCATAAAG gattcttctatttcttccgTGGATCAAAGCAATTTGAATATGACCCCAAGGCAAAGAACACCACCAGAATAATGAAAATCAATACGTGGTTTCGGTGTGAAGAACCATTAAACACATTATCTGATTTTAGTATCAGTGAGGAAGGAGTCCATTCAGGAGGAGCAGAGATGTTTTATCATAAGAATTTAAACTTGCTTATTTTTAGTATTGTTCATGTgctgaaaaaaatctatagttATCAATAA
- the MMP27 gene encoding matrix metalloproteinase-27 isoform X3 translates to MKSLLLQFLLLITFSSAFPTDRKMDTEENMRLAQAYLNQFYSLEMEGSHLVQSKNRSLLDGKIREMQAFFGLTVTGQLDSNTLEIMKTPRCGVPDVGQYGYALPGWRRYNLTYRIINYTPDMSRADVDEAIQNGLEVWSRVTPLTFTKTSKGIADIMIAFRTRVHGRCPRYFDGPLGVLGHAFPPGLGLGGDTHFDEDENWTKDGAGFSLFLVAAHEFGHALGLSHSNDQTALMFPNYVSLDPNKYPLSQDDINGIQSIYGSLPKTSAMPKEAMVPHACDPDLTFDAITTFRREVMFFKGRHVWRIYYDITNVEFELISSFWPSLPGDVQAAYESPKDKILVFKDDNFWMIRGYAVLPDYPKPIHTLGFPRHVMKIDAALCDHSDRKTYFFVGIWCWRILLFLPWIKAI, encoded by the exons atgaaGAGCCTTCTGCTTCAATTTTTGCTCCTTATAACGTTTTCTTCTGCATTTCCTACAGACCGAAAGATGGACACTGAAGAGAACATGCGGCTGGCGCAG GCATATCTCAACCAGTTCTACTCTCTTGAAATGGAAGGGAGTCATCTTGTTCAAAGCAAGAACAGGAGTCTCTTAGATGGCAAAATTCGGGAAATGCAAGCATTTTTTGGATTGACAGTGACTGGACAACTGGACTCAAACACTCTTGAGATCATGAAGACACCCAGATGCGGGGTGCCTGACGTGGGTCAGTACGGCTACGCTCTCCCAGGGTGGAGACGATACAACCTCACATACAG AATCATAAACTACACTCCAGATATGTCACGAGCAGATGTGGATGAGGCTATCCAGAATGGCCTAGAAGTGTGGAGCAGAGTTACTCCATTAACATTCACCAAGACTTCCAAGGGGATTGCAGACATCATGATTGCCTTTAGGACCCGAG TCCACGGCCGGTGTCCTCGTTATTTTGATGGCCCCTTGGGAGTCCTCGGCCATGCCTTTCCTCCCGGTCTGGGTCTGGGTGGAGACACTCACTTCGATGAGGATGAAAATTGGACCAAGGATGGAGCAG GATTCAGCCTATTTCTTGTGGCTGCTCATGAATTTGGTCATGCACTGGGACTCTCTCACTCCAATGATCAGACAGCTTTGATGTTTCCAAATTATGTCTCTCTGGATCCTAACAAATACCCACTTTCTCAGGATGATATCAATGGAATCCAATCCATCTATG GAAGTCTACCTAAGACATCTGCTATGCCAAAGGAGGCCATGGTACCCCATGCCTGTGACCCTGATTTGACTTTTGACGCTATCACCACCTTCCGCCGAGAAGTAATGTTCTTTAAAGGCAG GCACGTATGGAGGATCTACTATGATATCACTAATGTGGAATTTGAACTGATCTCTTCATTCTGGCCGTCCCTGCCAGGTGATGTTCAAGCCGCATATGAGAGCCCCAAAGATAAGATCCTAGTGTTTAAAG ATGACAACTTCTGGATGATCAGAGGATATGCTGTCTTGCCAGATTATCCTAAACCCATCCATACACTTGGCTTTCCAAGACATGTGATGAAAATTGATGCAGCCCTCTGTGACCACAGTGACAGAAAAACCTACTTCTTTGTGGGCATTTGGTGCTGGAG gattcttctatttcttccgTGGATCAAAGCAATTTGA